tgccaagttgttgcgatggcacaaagaggaccgtaagtcggacggggagttgagacaccccgcagatggaacgcaatggagaaagatcgacagagagttcaaagattttgcagctgacgcaaggaacataagatttggtctaagtacggatggcatgaatccttttggcgagcagagctccagccatagtacctggcccgtgactctatgcatctacaaccttcctccttggttgtgcatgaagcggaagttcattatgatgccgagtgctcatccaaggtccgaagcaacccggcaacgacatcgatgtgtacctaaggccattagttgatgaacttttacagctgtggggcagacctggtgtccgtgtgtgggatgagcacaaagaagaggaatttgacctacgagcgttgcttttcgtaaccatcaacgattggcctgctcttagtaacctttcgggactgtcaaataagggatacaatgcatgcacgcactgcttacatgagactgaaagtgtacatttgccaaattgtaagaagaacgtgtaccttgggcatcgtcgatttcttccgaaaggtcatccagtaagaaagaaaggcaagcattacaacggcaaggcagatcaccggccgaagcctgcggaacacactggtgctgaggtatttgatatggtcaagggtttgaaagtcatctttggaaagggtcctggcggacaatcagttccgaagggagctgacgggcacgtagccatgtggaagaagaaatctatattctgggagctagaatattggaaagtcctagaagtccgctctgcaatcgacgtgatgcacgttacgaagaatatttgcgtgaacatcctaagcttcttgggcgtgtatgggaagtcaaatgatacaaaggaagcacggcaggaccagcaaagtttgaaagaccctgatgaccggcatccggaacggtttcaaggtcgtgccagctacgctctgaccaaagaagagaaggtcatcttttttgaatgcctgagcagtatgaaggtcccgtcaggattctcgtccaatataaagggaataataaacatggcggagaaaaagttccaaaacctgaagtctcacgactgccacgtgattatgacgcaattgcttccgattgctttgagggggctcctgccggaaaatgttcgactgcccattgtgaagctatgtgcattcctcaatgcaatctctcagaaggtaatcaatccagaagttctaccacagttacagaacgatgtgatccaatgtcttgtcagtttcgagttggtgttcccgccatccttcttcaatattatgacgcacctcctggttcacctagtcgatgagatttccattctcggtcctgtatttctacacaatatgttccccttcgagaggttcatgggagtattaaagaaatatgttcgtaaccgtgctaggccagaaggaagcatcgccaagggctatggaaatgaggaggtaattgagttttgtgttgactttgttcctgaccttaagccgattggtcttcctcaatcgcggcacgaggggagactaagtggaaaaggcacgatcggaaggaaatcaatgatatgtatggacggccattctctgactgaagcacaccacacagttctgaccaattccagcttggttgctccgtactttgagaaacacaagaatattttacgctcggacaaccctgggaagcctgaatcctggattaggaaggcccacatggagactttcggcagttggttgagaaaacatttaatgagtgacaataaggttgtagatcagctgtacatgttggccaagacaccatcttcgactataacgactttccaagggtacgagataaatgggaatacattttacacgatcgcccaagataaaaagagcaccaaccaaaacagtggtgtccgctttgatgcagcaaccgagaatgggcaaaaggtcacatattatggttacatagaggagatatgggaacttgactatggaccctcctttagggtccctttgttccggtgcaagtggttcaagctaacaggaggtggggtaaaggtggaccagcaatacggaatgacaatggtggatttcaacaatcttggttaccttgacgaaccattcgtcctagcgaaagatgtcgctcaggttttctatgtgaaggacatgagtagcaaaccgaggaaacggaaagataagaaaacgatcagtacatcatgcgatgatccaaagcaccacattgttctttcagggaaaagaaacatcgtgggagtggaggacaagacagacatgtcagaagattataatatgtttgctgaaattccgcccttcaaagtgaacaccgacccaagcattaagttaaatgatgaggatgctccatggatacggcacaatcgtaagcaagcagggacacaagggaagaaatgatgtgtaataatttattgtaccaaactttgttgaatgaatcatgtgaattatattacccgtgatgtgtttggtgtccattttcgaatgattcaattgactcgagataccactgatgatacatgaaatttggagaaggcgtcccaagtatgctggttatcgggatgccagcggggattcatccgctgctccggcgtgaggtcgaggtagtagtggttcgtgatggccgcccggcgcgcagtaccctgagggacgggagggaccggcacgccgccggcgcttaggctccagccggcagggacgcggtagcccggagggcaagggtagttcgaggcgcaaagctcctccacctgctggtaggttagagtgggtgcggtggaagccatgatagagtgatgagagattgtagagatgtgatgctggccaagccgggctacctatatgtagtgacaaatggcgggaaaaatgggagcgggaagacaggaggcgggaagaaagaggcggggagaaagtggcgggaagaaattggcgggaaaaaaatttggcgggaagaaagaggccggaagaaattggcgggaaacaattggcgggaagaaatggcgggaagaaatggcgggaagacgaggagggaagaggggtcggcggaaaaaggcgggaagagggggccaacgaacttttgaattgaattagttttatttttatgaatttattgatgtattatttgtatttttaaaattttgaattgaattagttttatttttcttaattttttgatatattatttgtatttttaagaatttgaattgaattagttttactttttgattttttgatgtataatttgtatttttaacattttgaattgaattagttttatttttctgaatttattgatgtattatttgtatttttaaaattttgaattgaattagttttatttttatgaattttttgatatattatatgtattgtaaacatttttgaaatgaattagttttatttttcttaattttttgatatataatttgtatttttaacattttgaattgaattagttttatttttctgaatttattgatgtattatttgtatttttaaaattttgaattgaattagttttatttttctgaatttattgatgtattatttgtatttttaaaattttgaattgaattagttttatttttcttaattttttgatatataatttgtatttttaacattttgaattgaattagttttatttttatgaattttttgatatattatatgtactcTCAACATTTTTGAAACGAAATAATTTCgaaaaaagcctttagtcgcggttggcgaggccaaccgcgactaaaggtcagtTTCCGCGGGAACCGAAAAGGTGCGaaaaaaggctttagtcgcggttggggttaccaaccgcgactaaagggtaccctttagtcgcggttggtaaccccaaccgcgactaaagccccgacGGTATAAATACCGCGAGGGCGGACGGCGGTTCAGTCTTCATCTTCTCCGTCGATCTGTGAAGTTCTCTGCACGTCGCCGCCCTCGCTCGCCTGCTCCGTCGATCCGTCAGGCTGCCCCCGCGCCCTCTGCACGTCGCCGCCCTCGCCGGCCCGCCGCCATCAAcggccgcagccgccgccgccctcgagCGACCTCGCTGCCCCCGGCCCCGGCGCCCCGTACGTGTACGTCGTCGACTCGCCGCGCCGCTGCACacacgccgcccgccgccgcacaCGCCGCCGCCTCTCGAaccgccgccgcccaccgccgcCTCTGCACGTCGCCGCCTCTCGAACGTCGCCGCCCACCGCCGCGCGGGAGAGAGAGATCGAGGGCGCGCGCGCGGGGCGTGCCGGCGCCCGGCCCGAtctcattttttttttgttttttttttgtttttgctaactaaaattgtaaactaaaattggACTTCAAAAGATTTtggaaaaaaactaaaaattgacttaaacgaattaacttgttgttaattaaaattgtaaactaaaatttgcctaaaaaactaaaatttgactaaagtGGGCCGGTGAACCAAATTAACttgttgttaattaaaattgtaaactaaaatttgcCTAAAAAGCTAAAATTTGACTAAAGTGGGCCGGTGAACCAAATAAACTTGTTGTTAATTAAAATggtaaactaaaatttgactaaaaaactaaaatttgactaaagtgggccggtgaaccaaataaacttgttgttaattaaaattgtaaactaaaatttgactaaaaaactaaaatttgactaaagtgggccggtgaaccaaataaacttgttgttaattaaaattgtaaactaaaatttgactaaaatACTAAGATTTGACTACTAAAGTGGGCCGGTGAACCAAATAAACTTGTTGTTTCATCACAATATGTAACTTGTTGTTTCATCACAATATGTAACTAAAGTGGGTGAACCAAATAAACATGTTTGATGAACCAACAAAAAACGAATTACATGTTAGAGGAGACGGGATCCCATGACACGAAAGAAGTCCGGTGGGTTGCATCATGCATATATAAGCTAACGACGGACTAGTCGGCCAATCCCACCACCGCACAGCCACAGCAAACAGGGATGGGGTAATGGGGATAGGAGAACACACGGCACCGCCACTGCGCTTTTGccaccgccgccctttcgccaccgccaccgcgcgcctaccttccgccgcccccctttcgccaccgcgaccccgcatataccgcgacaccctctcccaccctttcctcgccccctccttttggcaccgccctttcgccaccgccaccgccccccttcttcacttaattaatttgttttgactacatgttttcaggactgacatatggcggacgatagagctgacccgattctggacaactatgatccggacgctgaagaccatatgttcggcatcataaatggcgatattccatttgtgccgaccggagaagaagaagatgatatctcttcttatctgaaccttgagggtgaagatgaagggcatgGTCAGcaagatggtgccgaagaaacgtcgataaacgacgatcttcagttggaagtagcaaccacctccggcgccgaggtatatatatatatgtacatattgagcgtctgatttgaataaatgtgtgtgtactaacgcgcgcgactctctttcttattttagccctcggccggatcgtcgaaaaaatcgagtacgtcgtcaaagcgtggcgcaaccaagacgatgaaagcaggagaaacatgcaccatcgatgttgtcgatgaagcaaccggcaggccgctggagcccagcaagaacgccaccaagtttgtcagccaatgcggagccgttgttagagacaacgtctcgatcacccgccaggagtggaatgagccaaagaaggcacgtgttggtttcacttttgtcgataagagagaaaaaaaagattgcttcaacaagcttatggaacatttcgttctacctccggaataccgcaaatacgatgaggagggtaacaagattgcggaaaacaaggagaggcgcaagctagtcaaacagttcgctctttctaggatggccaacgcattccggaaatacaagcaaaatctagcccatgactttgtcaaccagggcaagactccggatttcataggacaatatgagaaactgcaacatgattggccagaatttgtgaagcaaaagaaatcggagcagttccttgaactatcgagaaaaataaggaaaatgcggccaagaaggagtacaatcataaaatggggccaggagggtatcgcttttggcagcctaagtgggagaagatggagaacgagctgagggcgcgaggaatccgtccaggtacggagggatgggacccaagggccaaaagctggtggtacgggcatgggggatcgctgaacccggagacaggggagtgtgtttatcagggcaaaataattacacccacccaaaagcttattgaggcaatgagggaggctcaagaggggaggatcaggttcaacagagagaacgacgccctgacaaaagccctcgggaatcctgaacacggaggacgtatacgaggcatggggcccattccgtggaaaatagggttcccccagaacgatgacccgtacggttacagaagccgtaagagaaagatggatcgggatgcagatgttgtggcgaagttggtaactgaaatggatgtgatgaagaaaaccgtgagtgtactagtcgccgaaagagatgcagctcgggcgcagcatgctgaagatcatccaatggatctcggaagccagcagagaagaagcagcgtggcttccacggaggcctcaccggctggtgcaccgacgatagaaattactgcaccggagcctctggtggtcgaaattactgcaccggagcctcctcgctaccccgtggacgatataaaggagatgaaagcatgtcatctgtattatcctatcgggaacatgtccatgaaggtagccatcggcagtgctttaccacctggagcactccaccacaacaaccccattcaagatggctatgctcgtgtgacggtggaggagatagtccaagggtttgaggacctggacattgacattgctacacctgaaggggtgaaaagacttggagatgtcaagcgccagttcattctatggcagaagaaatttatcaagtttccaggcgaggcgccaacaagtccacccccgtacggtggtggtggtggcggtggcggtgacggtggcggtggcggtggcggtgacggtggcggtggcggtgacggtggcggtggtgcttcacctaatacacctcattcacgtcagcccacgccgccgccccccagtcctcgtccggcgggtgatcagacaccggtaccgccccccaatccacctccggcgaagaagcagaagcagtcctgggttattaacccggacccttacgtacctaagaaaacaaaggtaccggaggtatcactgaagcctctccccacgaggccttgggaaagtagtgccgaggaagtcgaggcgggcgcggctgctgatttagagaaatggaaggcgagcgtcaagaggaaaatagagggcgagcccaagccagtatattctgacaaggaaaagcagtgggctaagtcatttttgaacacaccgtcccaagccgcgaagaatctgcctgacgactatttacgtgaacttcgtaggcaagcactcgcgttcaagaacaggaaagagttggcggagaagaaagccgtgaaggacgaggccgagtcaaaattagaaagggggaaagaagttgcccagctcggggaacaaagtaaacaatcgatcgccccgctcatagtgcaagccgccgatccggatgcccccgatatcatagcagctgcggcagcacatggattgactgtaacgagtgccagagaacaagcggccgagttaggtatcactcttcgtgcactgctaggccttgatgaggcgccaatgaaggacgtagtatttacatatgtgaagaatggccctctcgtcgagcctgcgcaggaaggggatctacctcgacaaatgctaggtctgctaaattggtacaagggttacataaaacataaaaacgccaaagactatatctatgcggaagttagatatgagcatcacttcaaacattactgggtacaaattcctctgagtgaattgttccagctgttcaatctgcgcgacctcgacaaatctatcatcagttgctacgttctgtaagtgatttattaatttctaccccatctcgttcattgcctgcactgtcctaactatcttgttgtgtacgctattatgcagaatgaagaagcgggaaatgcgaataaggaacatccatgatgttgggttcattgacccacacatcgttaattcacatgtgttagaacaccaccccgccgacgtggaggatgacctgtggcggtttattagaaaacagcaacagaaaagtgatattctatttccttaccattttgggtgagtgtttctgtcttgagcacattctcttttgtttactccatgcatggtatgtggctaatcgatgagttatgcatgactgtgcatgtatcgtgtccgcaggttccactggattcttatggtaattaaagttcagacctcctcagttctcgtccacgactctctgaatatggatccggcgctttggggcgacatgagaaaaatgatgcaaaagtaattattttcattcatttgcgctctatatcgatcggcctatttcgttcatcatttcctaatatcaagtaactaattaataactctcttgtttatttaattttctttgcctcgtagggtttggagacggttcgtagataccaaggtcggtgaattcaaaaaagagctacattttaaaatggcagtgcggacgactggggatactcagccaccggggaccaacctatgtggatactatgtttgtgagaggatccggagatactgcaatgagcgggaccagacgtgtgagaacaacatcctgaggaataacctccggaagacgcttagtccagaagctcgcttccgaccacttcaagaggaactagctggatggttggcgagggaagtcatcgatcctaaaggagaacactattacgatgacgtagaactttatatgcaccagaatttgtaactaacttgttcaaaattgtatatggtcatccgatattgaatatatattgtatatggtcatccgatattgaatatatattgtatattcctcttgaattctttttggttctaatttcaaatttgtttgaaattgtacattcatatgcatgtatgtatacagtaccgtagaatatgtgaaactccttcaaaattaaaacccaaaagaaataaaataatacaaattaaaaagaaaccagatttagggggaggggggctaaaaccctaaaccctgcggaggcctttagtcgcggttggcctaaatatgtgaaactccttcagaattaaaacccaaaagaaataaaataatacaaattaaaaagaaaccagatttagggggagggggactaaaaccctaaaccctgcggaggcctttagtcgcggctggccagaagaaccgcgactaaaggtcctccgccctggcgctcgcctgcggcccacgtggacgggcctttagtcgcggttcgtaaggaaccgcgactaaaggggggggcctttagtcgcgcagctttggtcgcggttgcgccaccgcgactaatggcagttgccaaccgcgaccaaagcccttttttccaccagtgggggGAAGCGCAGCTGCAAGAGGTGGGCAGCGACGTACGTCAAGTTTCCTGGCACAGGTAGCGGAAGCTGTACCGGGAGTCCGGGACAGGGGTCAGGGGAGCAGTATCAGCAGCAGTACTTCGAACCAGAACGAGGAGAACTCGACGCGGTGGCTATGCAAATCGAGGACGGGAGCCTATGTGCTGGATAATATAGTAATATTGACTTTGTATGATAGTTCGTATGGATCGGATAGAGTTTGCAACGTCTAAGCAGTGATCCTGTCTCACGGGCCAGTACTATATACAACTTGTGTCAGGACTGCCATACAGATACAAAGGTTAACGTATAATCAGGGCTATACAACCCATCTTATACTGAATGTGGAATTTGTTAAGCTATACAAGTCGCTGTCCACAGTGCTAATGTAGAGTTGACAGTTTTGAAAATTACGGTCTGGCCGTTTTAGCCTATCCAACTCCAACTGCAAACAAAGGTCTTACATGCGATACATCTGAGCATCAGAAATGCAGGGATACGTCTACCATACAAAGTTCTATCATTGAGAATGCTACAACTAATTCGGGACGATATGAAAAAAATATAAGCCAGTTCCAAAAGAAGGAATGCAAAAATATTGTTACAGATGATTTACTTGAGGTATTTTTACATTCATAATCTCTCTTTTGAGATATTAAAATCGCAAAAGATTTAGAGCCGTGCAATCACTCAATTGGATGGGTTTTCATAAGTTCAAATGGTTGACAAGAACAATGATTTTTTGGGAGCAAGGTATTACCAAACCATTTGTCCTCCCAAAACCTAATCTCAAAGCCATCCTTAATAGAGAAAGAGGCAAAAGGGAAGAAGTGCTTCTTCGTTGCCATCAAGCCAGCCCAAAAGTGAGTCCCTAGGTTTCCAAAAAACCTGAGAAATCGCACGTGAGCCAACATACTTTCTCATAAGTATTGTCTGCTAGACCTCGTCCTCGGTTAGCAGTTTTTCCAACCATTTACCCAATAAGGCCGTGTTCTTAACCTCAAGGTCATGAAAACCAAGCCCACCTTGGTATTTTGGCCGACAGACAACACTCCATTTGGTTAGCACATGTTTCTTTTTTCTCGCTATTCCCTTCTCAAAAAAAATCTTGATCGAAAATAATCTAACCGATGCAAGACTCCTTTAGACAGCTGGAAGAAGGATATCATATATAGTACCATGTTGGTTAATACTAAATTGATTAGAACCAACCTTCCACCTAGAGATAGCAATTTGCCTTTCCAACTGCTAAGGCGCTTCCGAAGCCGCTCCTCGACATGCTTCCACTCACCATTCGTAAGCCTCCGAAAATGGATCGGAATTCCTAGATAGCTAATAGGAAACTGGCCAATACGACAGCCAAAAACTCAGCATATAGGTTGGCGTCATCATTGGACTCACCGAAGCAAAAAAaatcacttttatggaagttaattttcaatccgGATAATTGCTCGAAAGCTAATAATATTAACTTCATATTTCTTGCTTTCTCAAGGTCATGTTCTATA
This region of Lolium perenne isolate Kyuss_39 chromosome 2, Kyuss_2.0, whole genome shotgun sequence genomic DNA includes:
- the LOC139835645 gene encoding uncharacterized protein, giving the protein MNSGESSQVGELIIEEERRFWREAANASRRIRCQIDMQRLDSAGHPTSYMRSAGLLFPLFFDDTMGVSEAHPGSVGGGRADDPVEPNDGTMLGRHVSDRGLVHVLVGGRPYAHTIPAAGHLRSDNWGSAISLTSRREWTSRAGGIEGGGAFAAELNDMLTKLNDMLRSSRAAGHREDSAAGGGRFPFLVPRLMEHLRPTNWGDLQAGGSRSTVSFPSSAPFTVGGGDALQAELNDMLPSPRSTTRARGHGGSESVFVDEMGGRFLVIHINTPQQGNPGVLAAEPGTQGDLAQRALQSVFGGLVPVCFTLLLDDNILNGGSPGYIKAATCAGLGLVTGFTYLGLLSKKRAEAAVRVVASTAMAAVSIALMYTVSDNVYTKYTCGTIGAIATVATMAIVWYMNRQWMYGNRLSGEFSAGLKDFLVVANANKQEGFVICPCVKCKNQKGYSSSRDVHMHLLRHGFMPSYNCWTKHGERGVIMEEDEEGDDFIDESYLAHFGDTFMEDAEGEGEGEGEGEEEARDDPVDDLGRTIADARRRCETEKEREKLDRMLEDHRKALYPRCDDGLKKLGCTLDLLRWKARAGVADSAFENLLKMLKNMFPKNNELPATTYEAKKVVCPLGLEVLKIHACINDCILYRGEYENLNECPVCTALRYKIGGDDPGDDVEGQKPRKRVPAKVMWYAPIIPRLKRLFRNKEHAKLLRWHKEDRKSDGELRHPADGTQWRKIDREFKDFAADARNIRFGLSTDGMNPFGPKQPGNDIDVYLRPLVDELLQLWGRPGVRVWDEHKEEEFDLRALLFVTINDWPALSNLSGLSNKGYNACTHCLHETESVHLPNCKKNVYLGHRRFLPKGHPVRKKGKHYNGKADHRPKPAEHTGAEVFDMVKGLKVIFGKGPGGQSVPKGADGHVAMWKKKSIFWELEYWKVLEQSLKDPDDRHPERFQGRASYALTKEEKVIFFECLSSMKVPSGFSSNIKGIINMAEKKFQNLKSHDCHVIMTQLLPIALRGLLPENVRLPIVKLCAFLNAISQKVINPEVLPQLQNDVIQCLVSFELVFPPSFFNIMTHLLVHLVDEISILGPVFLHNMFPFERFMGVLKKYVRNRARPEGSIAKGYGNEEVIEFCVDFVPDLKPIGLPQSRHEGRLSGKGTIGRKSMICMDGHSLTEAHHTVLTNSSLVAPYFEKHKNILRSPSSTITTFQGYEINGNTFYTIAQDKKSTNQNSGVRFDAATENGQKVTYYGYIEEIWELDYGPSFRVPLFRCKWFKLTGGGVKVDQQYGMTMVDFNNLGYLDEPFVLAKDVAQVFYVKDMSSKPRKRKDKKTISTSCDDPKHHIVLSGKRNIVGVEDKTDMSEDYNMFAEIPPFKVNTDPSIKLNDEDAPWIRHNLLCTSPPSLACSVDPSGCPRALCTSPPSPARRHQRPQPPPPSSDLAAPGPGAPYVYVVDSPRRCTHAARRRTRRRLSNRRRPPPPLHVAASRTSPPTAAREREIEGARAGRAGARALPPGALHHNNPIQDGYARVTVEEIVQGFEDLDIDIATPEGVKRLGDVKRQFILWQKKFIKFPGEAPTSPPPYGGGGGGGGDGGGGGGGDGGGGGDGGGGASPNTPHSRQPTPPPPSPRPAGDQTPVPPPNPPPAKKQKQSWVINPDPYVPKKTKVPEVSLKPLPTRPWESSAEEVEAGAAADLEKWKASVKRKIEGEPKPVYSDKEKQWAKSFLNTPSQAAKNLPDDYLRELRRQALAFKNRKELAEKKAVKDEAESKLERGKEVAQLGEQSKQSIAPLIVQAADPDAPDIIAAAAAHGLTVTSAREQAAELGITLRALLGLDEAPMKDVVFTYVKNGPLVEPAQEGDLPRQMLGLLNWYKGYIKHKNAKDYIYAEVRYEHHFKHYWVQIPLSELFQLFNLRDLDKSIISCYVLMKKREMRIRNIHDVGFIDPHIVNSHVLEHHPADVEDDLWRFIRKQQQKSDILFPYHFGFHWILMVIKVQTSSVLVHDSLNMDPALWGDMRKMMQKVWRRFVDTKVGEFKKELHFKMAVRTTGDTQPPGTNLCGYYVCERIRRYCNERDQTCENNILRNNLRKTLSPEARFRPLQEELAGWLAREVIDPKGEHYYDDVELYMHQNL